One Armatimonadota bacterium genomic window carries:
- a CDS encoding response regulator, protein MSEILIIEDDPFLLSSLKQLLEANSFVVREACNAQQGFAAIAEHAPSLLILDLGLPDEDGVSLCRRIRTKWTFPILMLTSRSDLLDKIIGLEVGADDYVTKPFEARELLARIRACLRRTSEYKVEDDKSETLTVGPLTLDMNQRLATVDGQRVVLTALEFRLLHYLMANSGRVLEREQLFESVWGYDDEFNSNSLDVFVYRLRTKLEKAMGKKAIQTVRGFGYRFAVED, encoded by the coding sequence ATGAGCGAAATATTGATCATCGAAGACGACCCGTTCTTGCTGTCCAGCCTGAAGCAACTGCTGGAAGCGAACAGCTTTGTGGTGCGCGAGGCATGTAATGCGCAGCAAGGCTTTGCCGCGATTGCGGAGCACGCGCCCTCGCTCTTGATCCTTGATCTTGGTTTGCCGGATGAGGATGGGGTCTCGTTGTGTCGGCGCATTCGCACCAAGTGGACTTTCCCGATTTTGATGCTGACGAGCCGGAGCGATCTGCTCGACAAGATCATCGGTCTGGAGGTTGGCGCGGACGACTATGTCACCAAGCCTTTCGAGGCACGCGAGCTTTTGGCGCGCATTCGGGCTTGCCTGCGCCGGACCTCGGAATACAAGGTCGAGGACGATAAGTCCGAGACGCTGACGGTGGGGCCGCTGACGCTGGATATGAATCAGCGTTTGGCCACGGTGGATGGCCAGCGCGTGGTGCTGACGGCGCTGGAGTTTCGGCTCCTGCATTATTTGATGGCGAACTCTGGGCGGGTACTGGAGAGGGAACAGCTTTTCGAGTCGGTTTGGGGCTACGACGACGAGTTCAACTCGAACAGTCTGGACGTTTTCGTGTATCGCTTGCGGACGAAGCTGGAGAAGGCGATGGGGAAGAAGGCGATCCAGACGGTTCGAGGCTTTGGCTATCGGTTTGCGGTTGAGGATTAG
- a CDS encoding GAF domain-containing protein — protein sequence MTLDRRSERQDELRMRELLPPEIEHSLRAVLGAVDYGILVTDLEHQSLICNGKFGELFGISIEKVLRNDVMAVRRMVRDRIIDVKGWEVNLDEVYADPAREQEDELILRNPKTVLRRYTGPVRNEQREVVARLWTFLDVTLGSQKQRYQTALSEIAILFHHDPTQVVKKIIDKISVFYGSVSLLSILDDAFLRFHTAAGVPEGAPNIRGNDLTDSFCQFCLAVSEPLIIQDARLDERCRDLFPLRMGFTRYAGVPIYDPEGHAIGTLCILDDRSDERLTDDDLDFLSVLAMRISSELEREARIRKLEDWLATTTEELRGAQDKLVQSEKLAVTGTLAASVAHDIRNILSSIGVQISLGSHEPEKALDYVQDSLGRFNVLAHRLLSYARPQKAVLEHLDLCMVLEKVLSLIQAQFRISKVELEMSMPDDSVYVMGDEGRLEHLIVNLLLNSLNAVGSGGKVSICIEADDEQVVLLVSDNGPGISEEIRNRLFEPFSSTRSNGFGLGLYSCRQIAIEHKGNIDCQSDVGRGTTMKVTFPRAK from the coding sequence ATGACGTTGGACCGACGCTCTGAACGACAAGACGAATTACGAATGCGCGAACTGCTTCCGCCGGAGATCGAGCATTCGCTTCGCGCCGTCTTGGGCGCGGTGGACTACGGCATCCTGGTTACCGACCTGGAGCATCAGTCGTTGATCTGCAACGGCAAGTTCGGCGAACTGTTTGGCATTTCGATCGAGAAGGTCCTGCGTAACGACGTGATGGCCGTCCGAAGGATGGTTCGCGATCGGATCATCGATGTGAAAGGGTGGGAAGTGAACCTGGATGAGGTGTACGCTGACCCTGCGCGAGAGCAGGAAGACGAGCTGATTTTGCGGAACCCGAAGACGGTTCTGCGCCGATACACAGGGCCTGTGCGTAACGAGCAAAGGGAAGTGGTGGCACGGCTATGGACGTTTCTGGACGTGACGCTGGGCTCGCAGAAACAACGCTACCAGACCGCCCTTAGCGAGATCGCCATCTTGTTCCACCACGACCCGACGCAGGTCGTCAAGAAGATCATCGACAAGATTTCGGTGTTCTATGGCTCGGTGTCGTTGCTTTCGATCCTCGACGATGCGTTTCTCCGTTTCCATACTGCGGCGGGCGTGCCGGAGGGAGCGCCCAACATTCGGGGGAACGACCTGACGGATTCGTTCTGCCAATTCTGCTTAGCGGTATCGGAGCCACTCATCATCCAGGATGCTCGCCTGGACGAACGGTGTCGCGACCTCTTTCCCTTACGAATGGGCTTTACTCGGTATGCGGGAGTGCCGATTTATGATCCCGAGGGTCATGCGATTGGGACCCTGTGCATCCTCGACGACCGCTCGGATGAGCGGTTGACCGACGACGACCTTGACTTTCTATCGGTCTTGGCGATGCGCATTAGCAGTGAACTGGAGCGCGAAGCCCGCATCCGCAAGCTAGAAGACTGGCTGGCGACGACCACCGAGGAGCTTCGCGGGGCGCAGGACAAACTGGTACAAAGCGAAAAGCTGGCGGTGACGGGGACTTTGGCCGCGTCGGTGGCGCATGATATCCGCAATATCTTGTCGTCGATTGGCGTACAGATTTCGCTTGGATCGCATGAACCGGAGAAAGCGCTGGACTATGTGCAGGATTCCTTGGGGCGGTTCAACGTGCTGGCCCACCGCCTATTGAGCTATGCGCGTCCGCAGAAGGCGGTGCTGGAGCACCTCGACCTGTGCATGGTGCTGGAGAAGGTGCTGAGCCTGATCCAGGCTCAATTTCGAATTTCGAAGGTCGAGCTTGAGATGTCGATGCCGGACGACTCGGTGTATGTGATGGGCGACGAAGGGCGGCTGGAGCACTTGATCGTCAACCTGCTTTTGAACTCGCTGAACGCGGTTGGCTCGGGCGGGAAGGTTTCGATTTGCATTGAGGCTGATGACGAGCAGGTGGTACTGTTGGTGTCCGACAATGGTCCGGGCATCTCGGAGGAGATTCGGAACCGCTTGTTCGAACCGTTCTCCTCGACGCGGTCGAACGGGTTCGGATTAGGGCTGTACAGTTGTCGGCAGATTGCGATTGAGCATAAGGGGAACATCGACTGCCAAAGCGACGTGGGGCGAGGGACGACTATGAAAGTGACTTTTCCGAGGGCGAAATGA
- a CDS encoding prepilin-type N-terminal cleavage/methylation domain-containing protein, whose protein sequence is MRKRRAFTLVELLIVIIIMAVITTIAIPKFADSNLRAKEARLKAYLHLLRDATNRFHADTNLWPKSADLLNGTTPTQGYDDTGTLKNITSGTYFGPYMDKNNMKLEITGVGLGYGTGSPYQVGSWRLTGSGVALDGTAYSSW, encoded by the coding sequence GTGAGGAAGCGAAGAGCCTTTACGCTGGTGGAGCTATTGATTGTCATCATTATCATGGCCGTCATCACCACGATTGCGATTCCTAAGTTCGCCGACTCCAATCTTCGCGCCAAAGAAGCTCGCCTGAAGGCCTACTTGCACCTTTTGCGCGACGCCACCAACCGATTTCACGCCGACACCAATCTGTGGCCCAAAAGCGCCGACCTGCTGAACGGCACCACGCCTACGCAGGGCTACGACGACACGGGCACACTCAAAAATATCACGTCCGGCACCTATTTTGGACCGTACATGGACAAGAACAACATGAAGCTGGAGATCACCGGCGTCGGCCTTGGCTATGGCACCGGTTCGCCGTACCAGGTCGGCTCTTGGCGGCTGACCGGCAGTGGCGTAGCCCTTGACGGCACCGCCTACAGCAGTTGGTAA
- the rplE gene encoding 50S ribosomal protein L5: MAKKKEESASNAPSGALPKSRLREKYAKEVAPKMQEQFKYKSSMQLPKLDKIVINMGTGSTDKDSKNLENSLRDLQTIAGQKPVATVARKAISNFKLREGMKIGCKVTLRGERMYYFFDRLASVVLPRIRDFQGLSPKSFDGRGNYAIGLKEQLVFPEIPYDNFDRIRGMDIVFCTTAKTDEEARVFLKAMGLPIREK, translated from the coding sequence ATGGCAAAGAAAAAAGAAGAATCCGCTTCGAACGCACCGTCCGGCGCCCTGCCGAAGTCGCGACTGCGCGAGAAGTACGCAAAGGAAGTTGCTCCGAAAATGCAGGAGCAGTTCAAGTACAAGTCGTCCATGCAGCTTCCCAAGTTGGACAAGATCGTCATCAACATGGGTACCGGCTCGACCGATAAGGACAGCAAGAACCTGGAGAACTCGCTTCGCGACCTCCAGACCATCGCTGGCCAGAAGCCGGTGGCGACCGTCGCTCGAAAGGCGATTTCGAACTTTAAGCTCCGCGAGGGCATGAAGATCGGATGTAAGGTCACTCTGCGCGGCGAGCGAATGTACTACTTCTTCGACCGATTGGCTTCGGTCGTCCTCCCCCGTATCCGAGACTTCCAGGGTCTCTCGCCCAAGTCCTTCGACGGTCGCGGCAACTATGCCATCGGCCTGAAGGAGCAGTTGGTGTTCCCTGAAATTCCGTACGACAACTTCGACCGCATCCGCGGTATGGACATCGTGTTCTGCACGACGGCCAAGACGGACGAAGAAGCTCGCGTCTTTTTGAAGGCGATGGGTCTCCCGATCCGCGAAAAGTAA
- the rplX gene encoding 50S ribosomal protein L24 yields the protein MPTKAELKRLAKPIKLKIRRGDKVMIIAGKDKGEVGFVAAVSPKENKVIVLKENPENPEQPLPLNQVIKHRKARTQGERSARIALPAPIHISNVMVLDPKTGQPTRVGKKKEGDSLVRYAKKSGTVIKTDDTK from the coding sequence ATGCCAACGAAAGCAGAACTTAAGAGACTTGCAAAGCCGATCAAGCTGAAGATCCGACGCGGCGATAAGGTTATGATCATCGCCGGCAAGGACAAAGGCGAAGTCGGTTTCGTCGCCGCCGTGAGCCCGAAGGAGAACAAGGTTATCGTCCTGAAGGAGAACCCGGAGAATCCGGAGCAGCCGCTTCCGTTGAACCAGGTCATCAAGCACCGAAAGGCGCGAACCCAGGGTGAGCGAAGCGCACGAATCGCGCTCCCGGCTCCGATCCACATCTCCAACGTGATGGTGCTGGACCCGAAGACCGGCCAGCCGACCCGCGTGGGTAAGAAGAAGGAAGGCGACAGCCTGGTCCGCTACGCAAAGAAGAGCGGCACGGTCATCAAGACCGACGACACGAAGTAA
- the rplN gene encoding 50S ribosomal protein L14 translates to MIQQFTRLKVADNSGAREVMCIRVLKGSQPRYGRVGDVIVAAVKSATPNMPVKKGDVVRAVIVRTKKACRRVDGSTLRFDENACVVINPANNEPRGTRIFGPVARELRDANFMKIVSLAPEVL, encoded by the coding sequence ATGATTCAGCAATTCACAAGATTGAAAGTAGCAGATAACTCGGGAGCGCGCGAAGTGATGTGTATTCGCGTTCTGAAGGGTTCTCAGCCGCGCTACGGACGCGTCGGAGACGTGATCGTGGCTGCGGTGAAGTCCGCCACTCCCAACATGCCGGTTAAGAAAGGCGATGTTGTCCGCGCCGTGATCGTTCGAACCAAAAAGGCCTGCCGCCGTGTGGATGGCAGCACCCTGCGGTTCGACGAAAACGCTTGCGTGGTGATCAACCCCGCCAACAATGAGCCTCGCGGCACCCGAATCTTCGGCCCGGTGGCTCGCGAACTTCGCGACGCGAACTTCATGAAGATCGTTTCGCTCGCACCAGAGGTGCTGTAA
- the rpsQ gene encoding 30S ribosomal protein S17, whose translation MAESQAPRNRRKVREGIVVSNKMQKTVVVRVERRIEHPLYRKVVIRTEKFKAHDLLGCDEGDRVEIMETRPISRDKRWRVTQILEKVK comes from the coding sequence ATGGCAGAATCCCAAGCGCCTCGAAACAGACGAAAGGTCCGGGAAGGCATCGTCGTCAGCAATAAAATGCAGAAGACGGTGGTCGTTCGAGTCGAACGGCGTATCGAGCACCCGCTGTACCGCAAGGTCGTTATTCGAACTGAAAAGTTCAAAGCCCATGACCTGCTCGGCTGTGACGAAGGAGACCGCGTGGAGATTATGGAGACCCGCCCAATTTCGCGAGATAAGCGATGGCGAGTCACTCAGATTCTCGAAAAGGTCAAGTAA
- the rpmC gene encoding 50S ribosomal protein L29: MKNFKAKELREKSVAELEQMIHDERAAMYKARRDLVFRQLTDTTSFKVRRHNIARILTVITEKNRGSN, translated from the coding sequence ATGAAGAACTTCAAAGCTAAAGAACTTCGCGAGAAATCAGTTGCCGAACTGGAGCAAATGATCCATGACGAGCGTGCAGCAATGTACAAAGCTCGCCGTGATCTTGTCTTCCGGCAGCTGACCGACACCACCAGTTTCAAAGTCCGACGACACAACATCGCCCGGATTTTGACCGTCATCACTGAAAAGAACAGAGGTAGCAATTGA
- the rplP gene encoding 50S ribosomal protein L16, whose protein sequence is MLMPKRVKEGRRKMFRGRMKGLSTQGNHIDFGDFAIVAQEPAWVTSRQIEAARIAMTRHIKRGGKVWIRIFPHKSYTKKPLETRMGKGKAGVEGWVAVVKPGRVLFEMNGVPVELAREAMRLAIYKMPMRCKFYTKDELEAELRANNIGGNYTTTTTEEAAE, encoded by the coding sequence ATGTTAATGCCGAAGCGAGTTAAAGAAGGCCGACGAAAGATGTTTCGCGGTCGCATGAAGGGACTGTCGACGCAAGGCAACCACATCGACTTTGGCGATTTCGCCATCGTCGCTCAGGAGCCGGCGTGGGTTACGAGCCGACAAATCGAAGCCGCTCGTATCGCCATGACCCGCCACATCAAACGAGGTGGTAAGGTCTGGATTCGAATCTTCCCTCACAAGTCGTACACCAAGAAGCCGCTCGAAACCCGTATGGGTAAGGGTAAAGCCGGCGTCGAGGGATGGGTAGCCGTCGTGAAGCCTGGCCGAGTGCTGTTCGAAATGAACGGCGTTCCGGTCGAACTGGCTCGAGAAGCGATGCGCTTGGCCATCTACAAGATGCCGATGCGATGCAAGTTCTACACCAAGGATGAATTGGAAGCCGAACTGCGAGCCAACAACATCGGCGGCAACTATACGACGACCACCACCGAGGAGGCCGCCGAATAA
- the rpsC gene encoding 30S ribosomal protein S3, producing MGQKIHPVGLRVGIIRGHDSHWFYKKKGYADAVKLDHDIRAYIKKRVGLGNVSRVEIERAANRLKVNIFTARPGAIIGRGGKGIDELTDTLNRRVRKTDETLVVQVNVSEVRQPELDAQIVAENVCAQLEKRISHRRAMRQAMTRVVRLNGRGIKIQVSGRLGGSEIARTEGDMNGKVPLHTLRADIDYGFAEAHTIYGIIGCKVWIYKGEVLPEKRLRELDAIVQSQQEERQRRTREDRGDRGDRRAFASTKTESAPAPAPAPAPAEEPAAPVATEGSES from the coding sequence ATGGGACAAAAAATACATCCTGTTGGTCTGCGCGTCGGCATCATTCGAGGCCACGACAGCCACTGGTTCTACAAAAAGAAGGGATACGCGGACGCCGTTAAGCTGGACCACGATATCCGTGCTTATATCAAGAAGCGAGTCGGCCTCGGAAACGTCAGCCGAGTCGAGATTGAGCGAGCGGCTAACCGACTGAAGGTCAACATCTTCACGGCTCGCCCTGGTGCGATCATCGGCCGAGGCGGTAAGGGCATCGACGAACTGACGGACACGCTGAATAGGCGAGTTCGAAAGACCGACGAGACGCTCGTCGTTCAGGTCAACGTCAGCGAGGTCCGCCAGCCGGAACTCGATGCTCAGATCGTTGCCGAGAATGTTTGCGCTCAGCTCGAAAAGCGAATCAGCCACCGACGCGCCATGCGACAGGCTATGACCCGAGTGGTCCGCCTGAACGGCCGCGGTATCAAGATTCAGGTCTCCGGACGATTGGGCGGTTCTGAAATCGCTCGAACCGAAGGCGACATGAACGGCAAGGTGCCGCTTCACACGCTTCGTGCCGACATCGACTACGGCTTCGCCGAAGCCCATACGATCTACGGCATCATCGGATGCAAAGTGTGGATCTACAAGGGTGAGGTTCTTCCCGAAAAGCGACTTCGAGAGCTTGATGCGATCGTTCAGAGCCAGCAGGAAGAGCGACAGCGACGAACGCGAGAAGATCGCGGCGACCGCGGCGATCGACGAGCCTTCGCTTCGACCAAGACCGAATCTGCTCCGGCGCCGGCACCGGCTCCAGCTCCGGCTGAAGAACCTGCCGCTCCGGTGGCAACCGAAGGAAGTGAAAGCTAA
- a CDS encoding 50S ribosomal protein L22, whose amino-acid sequence MEVKATAKYVRVQPRKVRIVADEVKGMPVSHAANKLRYHSSKGAYYLRRVLVSAVANAAENNNLAPEGLKIARIEVNEGPHIKRIQARSMGRANRILKKTSHITVVVEEFEPQAAVKPHGTKAKPRPTFGSVKAKKKTEAKAAPAEEAAPVVEETPAVEAVEETVVEQADAPATEETPAASEETSEESTEN is encoded by the coding sequence ATGGAAGTTAAAGCTACAGCTAAATATGTTCGCGTTCAGCCTCGAAAGGTGCGAATCGTCGCGGACGAAGTCAAGGGAATGCCGGTCAGCCACGCGGCCAACAAGCTTCGATACCACAGCAGTAAGGGCGCTTACTACCTTCGACGAGTGCTGGTCTCCGCCGTCGCTAACGCGGCCGAGAACAACAATCTCGCTCCCGAAGGTCTGAAGATCGCTCGAATCGAAGTGAACGAAGGACCGCACATCAAGCGAATTCAAGCCCGGTCGATGGGACGAGCAAACCGAATTCTGAAGAAGACGAGCCATATCACGGTCGTCGTCGAAGAATTCGAGCCGCAAGCCGCCGTCAAGCCGCACGGAACCAAGGCCAAGCCGCGACCGACCTTTGGATCGGTTAAGGCCAAGAAGAAGACCGAAGCCAAGGCCGCTCCGGCTGAAGAAGCCGCGCCGGTGGTCGAAGAGACTCCGGCAGTGGAAGCCGTGGAAGAAACTGTTGTCGAGCAGGCTGACGCGCCTGCCACGGAAGAGACTCCCGCCGCAAGCGAAGAGACCTCTGAGGAGAGCACCGAAAACTAA
- the rpsS gene encoding 30S ribosomal protein S19: MGRSLKKGYFVDDHLMQKVAKMNESNQKNLIKTWSRRSTIIPEMIGHTIAVHDGRKHVPVFVTENMIGHKLGEFAPTRTYKGHAGGIPERGVRLR; the protein is encoded by the coding sequence ATGGGAAGATCATTAAAGAAAGGCTATTTCGTCGACGATCACCTGATGCAAAAGGTGGCGAAGATGAACGAGTCGAACCAAAAAAATCTTATTAAGACCTGGAGCCGCCGGTCGACCATCATCCCCGAGATGATTGGGCACACGATCGCGGTTCACGATGGTCGAAAGCACGTTCCCGTGTTTGTGACGGAAAACATGATCGGTCACAAGCTTGGCGAATTTGCACCGACGCGTACGTATAAGGGCCATGCCGGCGGCATCCCTGAGCGAGGAGTTAGGCTCCGCTAA
- the rplB gene encoding 50S ribosomal protein L2 — protein MPVRRLKPTSPGRRFQAVSTYAEVTKGKPEKSLTAALSKSGGRNSYGRLTMANRGGGNKRRYRIIDFKRQKDGVEATVAAIEYDPNRTCRIALLHYADGEKRYILAARNVTVGQKIYSGPEADILPGNALPLKNIPLGTLVHNVELQPGRGGQMVRSAGASAQVMAKEGSYVTLRLPSGEMRMVHNTCRATVGEVGNAEHENESLGKAGKSRGLGRKPHVRGVVKSPRDHPHGGGEAKSPVGRRKGPVDRWGNKALGEKTRSNKRTDRFIVRRRKGK, from the coding sequence ATGCCAGTACGACGATTAAAACCAACCTCTCCGGGACGACGCTTCCAAGCGGTTTCGACCTACGCGGAAGTGACCAAGGGCAAGCCGGAAAAGAGCTTGACCGCCGCGCTGTCGAAGTCCGGCGGCCGCAACAGCTATGGCCGATTGACCATGGCCAACCGTGGCGGTGGAAACAAGCGACGCTACCGAATCATCGACTTCAAGCGACAAAAGGACGGAGTTGAGGCGACGGTCGCCGCGATCGAATACGATCCGAACCGCACGTGCCGCATCGCGCTTCTGCACTACGCAGACGGCGAGAAGCGATACATCCTCGCCGCCCGCAACGTCACTGTCGGCCAGAAGATCTACAGCGGTCCTGAGGCGGATATCCTTCCGGGTAACGCACTTCCGCTGAAGAACATCCCGCTCGGTACGCTCGTCCACAACGTCGAGCTTCAGCCGGGTCGCGGTGGCCAGATGGTTCGCTCGGCCGGCGCTTCTGCGCAGGTGATGGCGAAAGAAGGTTCCTACGTCACGCTCCGACTGCCTTCCGGCGAAATGCGAATGGTTCACAACACCTGCCGCGCGACTGTTGGCGAGGTCGGCAACGCCGAGCACGAAAACGAATCGCTCGGTAAGGCCGGTAAGAGCCGTGGACTGGGCCGCAAGCCGCACGTCCGAGGCGTTGTCAAGAGCCCACGCGACCACCCACACGGTGGTGGTGAAGCCAAGTCTCCGGTTGGACGCCGAAAGGGTCCGGTCGACCGATGGGGCAACAAGGCTCTGGGCGAGAAGACCCGAAGCAATAAGCGAACAGATCGCTTCATTGTGAGGAGACGCAAAGGCAAGTAA
- a CDS encoding 50S ribosomal protein L23, which produces MTNPYDIIIAPHLTEKAVALSYGDPNIRDEEKIVRKYTFLVKKDANKIQIKAAIEALYNDGKKKNEGIEVTSVRTIKVLGKRRRRGRSIGYEPDRKKAIVTLKAGQMLEDFGV; this is translated from the coding sequence ATGACGAACCCTTACGACATCATCATTGCGCCGCACCTGACGGAAAAGGCGGTCGCCCTCTCGTATGGCGATCCAAACATCCGCGACGAAGAGAAGATCGTTCGCAAGTACACCTTCTTGGTTAAGAAGGATGCGAACAAGATTCAAATCAAGGCCGCTATCGAAGCGCTCTATAACGACGGAAAGAAGAAGAACGAAGGCATCGAGGTGACTTCGGTTCGCACGATCAAAGTTCTCGGCAAGCGCCGACGACGCGGACGAAGCATCGGCTATGAGCCGGATCGAAAGAAGGCTATCGTCACGCTGAAGGCTGGACAGATGCTGGAGGATTTCGGAGTCTAA
- the rplD gene encoding 50S ribosomal protein L4 — protein MAAIEIKDKAGKKVGSHDLSAALTTIGASHTTIHRTVVAEEANSRQGTQSAKTRSETRGGGRKPYKQKKTGNARQGTIRAPHYAHGGMALAVKPRDYSKKVNRQERRAAILSALAMHFEAGNVVVVDKIAFGSPKTKDAVAFLSALGVGEAKRVLVIVPEVDDVATKSFRNLSNVTLRTAPASVKKDDESAVKTQAFSARDVLIAHKIVVAKDALSRIEEVWAK, from the coding sequence ATGGCCGCTATCGAAATCAAGGATAAAGCCGGTAAGAAGGTCGGATCGCACGACCTGAGCGCTGCGCTCACGACGATCGGAGCAAGCCACACGACGATTCACCGAACCGTTGTTGCCGAAGAAGCGAACAGCCGACAGGGAACGCAGAGCGCCAAGACGCGAAGCGAAACCCGAGGCGGCGGTCGCAAGCCGTATAAGCAGAAGAAGACCGGTAACGCCCGACAGGGTACGATCCGCGCTCCGCACTATGCCCACGGCGGTATGGCGCTGGCCGTCAAGCCACGTGACTACTCCAAGAAGGTCAACCGACAAGAGCGACGAGCCGCCATTCTGAGCGCGCTTGCAATGCACTTCGAAGCTGGCAACGTGGTCGTGGTCGACAAGATCGCTTTCGGTTCGCCGAAGACCAAGGATGCGGTTGCGTTCCTGAGCGCGCTCGGAGTTGGCGAAGCCAAGCGAGTGCTGGTCATCGTTCCCGAAGTCGACGACGTCGCTACCAAGAGTTTCCGAAACCTGTCGAACGTCACCTTGCGAACCGCTCCTGCGAGCGTGAAGAAGGACGACGAGTCGGCGGTTAAGACGCAAGCGTTCTCGGCCCGAGACGTGCTGATTGCCCACAAGATCGTGGTTGCCAAGGATGCGCTGAGCCGCATCGAGGAGGTTTGGGCCAAATGA
- a CDS encoding 50S ribosomal protein L3, with protein sequence MLPGILGRKVGMTHIFNDAGKMVPVTVVEAGPVFVTQIKTEDKDGYTAVQVGYGEAKEKQLTFPKFGHLKKAGVGKNLRTLKEFRVEKTDGFELGQEIGADIFADGEAVAVTGVSKGRGFAGGVKRYHFKGQHMTHGYMTHRRPLSNGATGPQRVFKGKRGPGHMGDAQVTQKGLSVVRVDAERNLLLIDGSLPGPNGALVIVKKVSK encoded by the coding sequence ATGCTACCAGGCATTTTAGGACGAAAAGTTGGCATGACCCACATCTTTAACGATGCGGGCAAAATGGTGCCAGTTACCGTCGTGGAAGCCGGTCCGGTATTCGTTACTCAGATCAAAACTGAGGATAAGGACGGATATACGGCGGTCCAGGTCGGTTACGGCGAAGCCAAAGAAAAACAATTGACATTTCCGAAGTTCGGACACCTGAAGAAAGCGGGTGTCGGCAAGAACCTTCGCACCCTCAAGGAGTTTCGCGTCGAGAAGACCGACGGCTTCGAGCTTGGCCAGGAGATCGGCGCAGACATCTTCGCTGATGGCGAAGCGGTCGCCGTAACCGGCGTGAGCAAGGGACGAGGTTTCGCGGGTGGCGTGAAGCGATATCACTTCAAGGGTCAGCACATGACCCACGGCTACATGACCCACCGCCGACCGCTCTCGAACGGTGCAACTGGACCCCAGAGAGTTTTCAAGGGCAAGCGCGGACCCGGCCACATGGGCGACGCGCAGGTCACCCAGAAGGGCCTCAGTGTTGTTCGAGTCGACGCTGAGCGAAATCTGCTCCTCATCGACGGCAGCCTGCCCGGACCGAACGGTGCGCTCGTGATCGTGAAGAAGGTGAGCAAATAA